In Silene latifolia isolate original U9 population chromosome 6, ASM4854445v1, whole genome shotgun sequence, the genomic window GTGGTGAAAAGAAGATAGACGGAGACGCCAAACCCTTCTCTAAGGTCGACTCTTTCTTCGCTGATGCAAAATTCTTTGAAGAGAATGGTACTTCCAGTGAGttcatgccaaccaccatctcttcaaCGGGGAAAAGGAGGGAAGCGGGAAAAGAACATCATCAAAGAAGATGAAGCTGCAAGTCCTGCTAAAGAAAATGATGTTAAGAAAGATGTAGACAAGGTCAACAAAAAGCTACTCTGTTGCGTCACCTAAGAAGCAAGAGACGCCGAGAAAACTACACCACCGAGACTACGCTACATCCCGAAGTCTCGCCGCAAAGATGGGGAGAGTCTTTTTGCAGAGTGTCTAACACCAAAGATAGAGCCTAAGGATAAAAAGTCAAGTCTGGTGTTCAAGCAGGAATGGGTAGCCAAAGTCGTTACACCTctaccaagttcatctcaaacgaagattgtgagacctcctccgaatggtttcgtctgttcatccagtcaatcatcaaatgaagaaaacaaggggatatttgattccaatgcttacaagctacttgcgaaggctggatatgactttacaaatccgactcctctcggcaaagttatagaagttgagccgtacggtcttaacaaagcgcaacatgaggtgttcaagcaagatgggagcttcatggtgaccagggccgggctcggatatgagtCTCCTGCGCCCGTGAAGATTGGTGCTCGTAGAAAAGGGGCTACTGCATCTTCTCAAAGACATCACAAGAGAAGAGgtcgaagaaaatgaagaaggagaGGAAAAGATACATCCATCTTCAGTCTTCGATCGAATAAGTCCACCTGCAGAGAAGTGTCGTCCTTCTATATTTACAAGGTTAGGGAGACCAAATGCTTCAACCAAACACATTTCTGTCTTTGCTAGGCTTGGCAATCAAGGAGAAAGTAAGGTCAAAGTGTCAACACCTTCGTTGCGCATAAACAAGAAGGGCGCAATACATGAACGCTTGGGTGGTCCATCAAAAAACAGGTCTTGATCGACTAGGGGCTCTCAAGAGGAATAGTGGTgagggtcgtcctctctcaacttttgcaacacaaaatgaagaagaagtaagAGTAAGCGATGATTTGAGAAGCACAATACCATCTCGCATGAAGCGTATGCAAGTAGTGGATATCATCCAGCATGAGCCACTCAAAGCAAGGAGGCGCGTACTAGTTCTCACAGGCCAGTCAAAAAATGTTGAGCCTATTCCTTCCTCTTCACGTCCCTCTGATGTAAAGAAGCCAAGAGATTTAGAAGTTACAACGTCGTCATATCATATCACAGTAGAAGAGATACCTGACGAGAATGAAGAAGTTGAGGCCGATGAGGCCCCGAAAACACTTGAAGACGGGGGCAATCGACTGTGGATGAACTCAAGGAACTCAATTTGGGAACATCAAGATCCTCGCCCCATTTATGTCGTGCTTTGCtgactaaggaagaagaagaggagtactACAAGTTATTGGTCGagtacaaagatgtcttcgcttgGAGCTATAAAGAGATGCCTGGACTCAGCCCAAAAATTGCAGTTCATCGTCTAGCAATCAAGAAAGGCACCAATCCCAAAAAACAACCTCAACGTCGTTTGTGTCTGAGCTTGTACCTGAAATTGAAAAGGAAGTCAATAAACTTATTGAAGCAGGTTTCATTCGAGAAGTCAAATATTCTACTTGGATAGCAAACATTGTCCCGATCGAAAGAAGAATGGACAAGCTGCGCATATGTGTCGACTTCAGAGACCTTAATGATGCATGcccgaaggatgacttccctttgccgattctgagttgatgattgacgcaaccactggtcatgaagccctctcattcatggattgtactgctggttacaatcaaatacatATGGCACCTGAAGATCAAGAAGCAACAGGTTTTCGAACCCCAAAAGGGATCTTACGCtgcacggtcatgccgtttggattgaagaatCTTTGGCGCTACGTACCAACGCGCAATGCAAAAGATCTTTGATGACATGCTGCATAAAATAATAGAGTGTTATGTTGATGACGTGgttgtcaaatcaaagaaaagagaagaccatatcaaagaccttcgaaccgtctttgaaagacttagaaaatgtcaactcaagatgaatccactCAAGTGTGCGTTCGGTGTCACATCTGGGAAGTTCTTGGGGTTTGTGGTTAGGCatagaggcattgaaattgaccaaacaaaAATTAAAGCCATCAATGAAATGCCGGAACCAAAGACATTAAAAGAGTTGCGCGGATTGCAAGGACGTTTGGCATACATTCGAAGGTTCATATCTAACCTAGCAGGACGTTGCCAACCATTCAGccatctcatgaaaaaggatgctccattccaatgggatgaaaaatgcaaaaatgcttttGATAGCATCAAGAAGTACTTGGCCGTGCACCGGTGTTGGGGCACCAATTCCAGAAAGCCACTTGTCCTCTACATCGCAAAGACAAGAACGCTCACCGGGGGCAATGTgtgctcaagaaattgaagaccgtAAAGAGAGAGCACTCTATTACTTGAGTCGTACCTTGGTTGGAGCCGAGTTGAATTACTTGCCCATAGAGAAGATATGTCTTGCTTTGGTGTTCGCCATCCAGAAGTTGAGACACTACATGCAGGCGCATACCATACACGTGGTCTCAAAAGCTgatccaatcaagtacatactctcaagACCAGTCTTGTCTGGAAGACTTGCGAAATGGGCAATGTTACTTAAGCAGTATGACTTGGTGTTCGTGCCTCAAAAGGTTGTCAAAGGCCAAGCTATCGCCGACTTCTTTGTCGATCATCCAGGTGCAGAGTGGGAAATTTCAGATGACCTCCAAGGAGAAGAAATTTTCTATGTGGACGTCCTACCTCCATGGCAAATGTACTTTGACGGTGCTGCAAGGAAGGACGGAGCTGGAGCCGGAGTTGTAttcgtaactccacaaaatcatctcATGCCATACTCCTTTACACTCACTCAGTTGTGCTCAAATAATATGGCAGAATACCAAGCTCTCATACTCGGCCTCCAAATGGCGATCGAAATAGGTGTTAGAGATATGGACATCTACGGCGACGCAAAGCTGGTGGTCAACCAAGTCCTTGGTGAATTTGAAGTGaaaaaggaagacttgattccCTATCATCAACAGGCATTACAACTGCTGAATCAACTTGACGACATCCATGTTGGTCATGTGCcaaggagtgccaataagttggctGACGCGCTTGCTAATCTTGCAGCCACTTTGGCATGGGGCGAAGAATCTATGAAAGTCCCGATCTGCAATCGTTGGGTAGTATCATCGCTTGAAGGAGAAGAAAATGTAGACACAACCAACATGATATGCGTCTACACAGTTGATGAAGATGATCAAGGCGTCAACCTATCATTGATTTTTGGACCACCAAAACTACCCGATGATCCCGCATACACAAGGTAGAAATACGTCGACGTGCTCCAAAGTTCATTCACTATAAAGGGACACTCTACAGACGTTCTTTCTCGGTGCCAATGGTTGAGGTGTCCGAGCAAGGACGAAGCATCGAAGCAATGCATGAAGCTCATTCGGCATTTGTGGTGCTCATCAACTGGGCCTAAACTTCATGATCGTGTAAAGAGAATGGGGTATTACTGGCCAACCATGGTGCAAGATTGTATGGACTTTGCGAAAAAATGTGAACCCTGTCAGTTCTACGCAAACTTCATACACCAACCGCCGGAGCCGTTGCATCCTACTGTTtcttcatggccctttgaagcttggggacttgaTGTTGTGGGACCTCTTACTCCCAAAGGCCTCAAATGGACACGAGTATATCCTCGCTGCCACTGACTATTTCTCAAAATGGGCAGAAGCCATCACACtacgggaagtgaagaaagaaaatgttgtggacttcattagaacccaaatcatctacagatatggtgtacctcaacgtatcacaactgacaatgggaaacaatttttcaaccatctgatgacaagtctgggagaaaaattcaagttcaaacaatacaagtcatccatgtacaatgcctctgcaaatggtttggctgaagcctttaataaaacttgtagacaccgaaattttatatttttggtatctatttatttataatatctTTTGTattttagagataattatcagaaaataatgtgataatatcttagaatattctagaatatgCCGTCTTGCCCTCCAATCTACTAAACTATAAATACAGCTCTTGTGTTTAGGGTTTAAGGGAGAGCATAGATGGATTAAGTCTCAAACGACCGTCCGcctactaccaaattgtaggtagGATGGAATAAGTCACAAAAAGACCCCATCTTTTCTCCCTACGAGATTAAGTCGATAAGACCCTCGTAAAAACTATCAAACCCTAGCCTTAGAGATGGAATCAAGAGAGTTACGGAAATTGTAAcccttaatctttcaataataaaagtataaaactcttgttttccgtattatttttgtgcctctctttatttattattacaggttcaatttttatggtttacaaATTGGCACGCTCGGTGGGACGATTTTCGCTCTTCATCTCCATTCTCAAGGGTCAAATTCAGTAGCAGATTCGAGACCAAGTTGCAACCGACAtcaaagtctctacaaccagtcTCGAGGGGGCATTTGTAGACAccgaaattttatatttttggtatctatttatttataatatctTTTGTattttagagataattatcagaaaataatgtgataatatcttagaatattctagaatatgCCGTCTTGCCCTCCAAGCTACTAAACTATAAATACAGCTCTTGTGTTTAGGGTTTAAGGGGAGAGCATAGATGGATTAAGTCTCAAACGACCCCGTCTGcctactaccaaattgtaggtagGATGGAATAAGTCACAAAAAGACCCCATCTTTTCTCCCTACGAGATTAAGTCGATAAGACCCTCGTAAAAACTATCAAACCCTAGCCTTAGAGATGGAATCAAGAGAGTTACGGAAATTGTAAcccttaatctttcaataataaaagtataaaactcttgttttccgtattatttttgtgcctctctttatttattattgcaggttcaatttttatggtttacaaaactctttgcaacttgttgagaaaagtagtagcaaagtcaaagcgagattggcatgaaagaattggtgaggcgttgtgggcatatcgtaccacatacaaaacacctactcaggcaaccccgtacgcgttggtgtatggagtggaggccgtgttgcctttggagttgcagatcccttccttacgcattgctattcaggagggactcacagatgatgagaatgacaaattgcgattagcagagttggaagctctcgatgaaaagagattagaggctcaacaaaagctccagtgctatcaagcaaggttgtcacgcgcattcaacaaaaaggtgcgcCCTCGTTCTTTCCAAGTAGGAGACCT contains:
- the LOC141588585 gene encoding uncharacterized protein LOC141588585, producing the protein MLLIASRSTWPCTGVGAPIPESHLSSTSQRQERSPGAMCAQEIEDRKERALYYLSRTLVGAELNYLPIEKICLALVFAIQKLRHYMQAHTIHVVSKADPIKYILSRPVLSGRLAKWAMLLKQYDLVFVPQKVVKGQAIADFFVDHPGAEWEISDDLQGEEIFYVDVLPPWQMYFDGAARKDGAGAGVVFVTPQNHLMPYSFTLTQLCSNNMAEYQALILGLQMAIEIGVRDMDIYGDAKLVVNQVLGEFEVKKEDLIPYHQQALQLLNQLDDIHVGHVPRSANKLADALANLAATLAWGEESMKVPICNRWVVSSLEGEENVDTTNMICVYTVDEDDQGVNLSLIFGPPKLPDDPAYTR